One genomic region from Lates calcarifer isolate ASB-BC8 linkage group LG10, TLL_Latcal_v3, whole genome shotgun sequence encodes:
- the unc45a gene encoding LOW QUALITY PROTEIN: protein unc-45 homolog A (The sequence of the model RefSeq protein was modified relative to this genomic sequence to represent the inferred CDS: deleted 1 base in 1 codon): MSVSEKEKDPASLKEEGNTLFKSGDMQGAACCYTKALKLSDSQAESAVLYRNRSACYLKLEEYSKAEADSSKALDTDPGDVKARFRRAQAFQKLGRLDQAFLDAQRCAQLEPKNKAFQDLLRQLGAQIHQKSAQLNSTDARVQQMFSLLLDASAKDSDRQKAAQNLVVLSREEAGAEQIFRNDGMKLIQKLLLSKQEEVVLSALRTLVGLCTGHQSRTMAIVNELGMEQLCAVMGSGASTVSLAACHLLQVMFEALTEGMKKEIRGKDEAILPEPSKELRSMLRHLLGMMPASNVSGPGRDSAINLLVKQVPRKSLKNPDNSLTLWVIDQGLKKILDVAGTVPELSEGPPLTDNSHMSCSVLLSKLYDDLKSDKERENFNKLCEEYVQQHFSQAGLDAKLRAIQTVSVLLQGPSDVGNRTLEMSGMMDAVISLCASEDVTHQQVAVEALIHAAGKAKRASFITANGVALLKDLYKKSENDRIRVRALVGLCKLGSAGGTDFSMKQFAEGSTLKLAKQCRKWLCNESLPPTSRRWSVEGLAYLTFDADVKEDLVEDKSALLAMFELAKSEDKTVLFAVGSTLVNCTNSYDVEKPDPQMVELAKYAKQHVPEEHPKDAPSYVEKRLVKLLEAGVVSALVCMVKQESPALTEACRECIARVFLALVERQEDRGTVVAQGGGKALIPLASDNTDVGKIKAAQALAKITITSNPEIAFPGERIYEVVRPLVSLLNLECTSLQNFEALMALTNLAGISDRLRQKIIKEKAVPKIEGYMFEEHDLVRASATECMCNLVLSTEVQKLYLATGNDRLKLLVLYSGEEDERLRKAAAGTLAMLTAEQPELCARIPGTTTHWLEIIQALLLSEISDLRHRGVVIIQNMMLAEKSLAETLMESEALEILSVLAKGGEGTPEPVSKVAQNCLDKAVEYGIIRSREGREKGKGTEP; this comes from the exons ATGAGTgtgagtgaaaaagaaaag GACCCTGCATCcctgaaggaggaggggaaCACCCTCTTCAAGTCAGGAGACATGCAGGGCGCTGCTTGCTGTTACACCAAAGCTCTAAAGCTGAGTGACAGCCAAGCAGAGAGTGCTGTTCTGTACCGCAACCGCTCCGCCTGCTACCTCAAACTGGAGGAATACAGCAAGGCAGAGGCAGATTCCTCCAAAG CTCTCGATACTGACCCAGGCGATGTGAAAGCCAGGTTCCGGAGAGCTCAGGCTTTTCAGAAACTCGGCAGGCTTGACCAGGCCTTTCTGGACGCACAGAGGTGTGCTCAGCTGGAGCCCAAAAACAAAGCTTTCCAGGATCTGCTCAGACAGCTAGGAGCACAGATTCATCAGAAG TCAGCACAACTAAACTCCACAGATGCTCGTGTGCAGCAGATGTTCTCCCTCCTCTTAGATGCCTCTGCGAAAGACTCAGATCGACAAAAG GCTGCTCAGAATCTTGTGGTGTTATCTCGAGAAGAGGCAGGAGCTGAGCAGATCTTCCGTAACGATGGCATGAAGCTGATTCAGAAGCTTCTTCTGTcaaagcaggaggaggtggtcCTGTCTGCTCTGAGGACTCTGGTTGGTTTGTGCACAGGGCATCAGTCCAGA ACTATGGCTATAGTGAATGAGCTAGGAATGGAACAGCTGTGTGCAGTAATGGGATCAGGAGCCTCCACTGTGTCTTTGGCTGCCTgccacctgctgcaggtgatGTTTGAGGCTTTGACAGAGGGCATGAAAAAAGAGATCAGAGGGAAAGATGAAGCCATACTTCCTG AACCCTCCAAGGAGCTACGCTCAATGCTGCGACATCTCTTGGGAATGATGCCAGCATCCAATGTGTCGGGGCCGGGCAGAGACAGCGCCATCAACCTCTTGGTCAAACAAGTACCCCGCAAGTCCTTGAAAAACCCTGACAACTCCTTAACCTTATGGGTGATAGACCAGG GGCTGAAAAAAATCTTGGATGTGGCTGGGACAGTCCCTGAGCTCTCAGAGGGACCACCTCTTACAGACAACTCTCACATGAGCTGCTCTGTCTTGCTTAGCAAACTCTATGATGACCTAAAGAGtgacaaagagagggaaaactTCAACAAACTATGTGAAGAATATGTTCA GCAACACTTTAGTCAAGCTGGCCTAGATGCCAAGCTGAGAGCCATCCAGACAGTATCGGTGCTCCTCCAAGGGCCGAGCGATGTGGGTAACCGAACTCTGGAGATGTCAGGAATGATGGACGCAGTGATCTCTCTGTGCGCCTCCGAAGATGTAACTCACCAACAGGTAGCGGTGGAAGCTCTCATCCATGCTGCAGGAAAGGCCAAGAGAGCCTCCTTCATCACAGCCAACGGAGTGGCACTTCTGAAGGACCTCTACAAGAAGAGCGAGAATGACAGGATACGTGTGAGAGCCCTGGTG GGTTTGTGCAAGCTTGGATCAGCAGGGGGGACTGATTTCAGCATGAAGCAGTTTGCTGAGGGATCCACGCTGAAGCTTGCCAAGCAGTGCAGGAA GTGGCTGTGTAATGAGTCTCTGCCTCCAACCTCCCGCCGTTGGTCTGTAGAAGGCCTCGCCTACCTCACCTTTGATGCTGATGTGAAGGAGGACTTAGTGGAAGACAAGAGTGCTCTGCTGGCCATGTTTGAACTAGCAAAG TCTGAGGATAAGACAGTGCTCTTTGCCGTGGGCTCCACACTAGTGAATTGCACCAATAGCTATGATGTGGAGAAGCCCGATCCTCAGATGGTGGAGCTGGCCAAATATGCAAAACAGCATGTGCCTGAGGAGCATCCCAAG GATGCACCTTCCTATGTGGAGAAAAGGCTGGTGAAGCTGCTGGAGGCTGGTGTGGTGTCTGCATTGGTGTGTATGGTCAAACAGGAGAGTCCAGCCCTCACTGAGGCTTGCAGAGAGTGTATCGCTAG GGTGTTCTTGGCTTTGGTGGAACGTCAGGAAGACAGAGGCACAGTGGTGGCACAAGGTGGAGGAAAG GCTCTGATCCCACTAGCATCCGACAACACAGATGTAGGGAAAATCAAAGCAGCACAAGCCCTGGCAAAAATTACCATTACATCTAACCCAGAGATTGCTTTTccaggagagagg atCTATGAGGTGGTGCGCCCGCTTGTCAGCCTTCTCAATCTTGAATGCACCTCT CTACAGAACTTCGAGGCGCTTATGGCTCTCACCAATCTGGCCGGCATCAGTGATAGACTCAG GCAAAAGATCATAAAAGAGAAAGCTGTGCCAAAAATCGAAGGTTACATGTTTGAGGAGCACGACCTGGTCCGAGCTTCTGCCACAGAATGCATGTGTAATTTGGTTTTAAGCACAGAG GTGCAGAAGCTGTACCTGGCAACAGGAAACGATCGGCTGAAGCTGCTCGTGCTCTACAGcggagaggaggatgagaggctGCGGAAAGCTGCTGCAGGAACTCTGGCCATGCTGACCGCTGAGCAGCCTGAGCTCTGTGCTCGCATTCCTGGGACA ACAACCCACTGGCTAGAGATCATACaggcgctgctgctcagtgaaatATCCGACCTACGTCATCGTGGAGTTGTCATCATTCAGAACATGATGCTGGCGGAGAAGAGCCTGGCTGAGACGCTCATGGAGAGTGAAGCTCTAGAGATCCTGTCTGTCCTGgcaaagggaggagagggcaCGCCAGAGCCCGTCTCAAAGGTAGCTCAGAACTGCCTGGACAAGGCCGTGGAGTATGGCATCATCAGGAGCagggaagggagggaaaagGGCAAAGGAACTGAaccctga